The following proteins come from a genomic window of Triticum aestivum cultivar Chinese Spring unplaced genomic scaffold, IWGSC CS RefSeq v2.1 scaffold69151, whole genome shotgun sequence:
- the LOC123172258 gene encoding sugar transporter ERD6-like 5, translated as MAARAVDSDLTCYAGELFGLFFLACLFPTQSSQSRAPSRHRPQPAAGDRASISPPYASVSAAPSFCFVERFRLQRPSPVPPRRRRASRRLQKRTPSGPMSTEWEGVEAKKPLLAAGNNRASSVWVVVASTTVAVAGSFVFGISVGYSSPSQEGIMRDLHLSLAEYSVFGSILTIGAMLGAIVSGTIADRVGRRCAMAISDVFCILGYLLIVFSKNSVWLDLGRLSIGCGIGLLSYVVPVYISEITPKNLRGRFAAVNQLMICCGASLAYALGTCITWRTLAIVGVTPCLLQLVGLLVIPESPRWLAKIGHSGALEEALQKLRGKETDISEEAADIKDFTEKLQHLPESKMLDLFQKDYIHAVTVGVGLMVLQQFGGVNAICFYASEIFVSAGFSSGNTGMLAMVAVQIPMTALGVLLLDKAGRRPLLMVSAAGTCLGCLLVGLSFLSKEHHWAKDLNVALALTGILIFSGSFSLGMGGIPWVIMSEIFPIHMKGSAGSLVTLVSWLGSWIVSYAFNFLLLWSSYGTFFMFASICGLTVVFVERLVPETKGRTLEEIQASMNSSLAPVSSGINRAA; from the exons ATGGCGGCTCGAGCGGTGGACAGCGACCTCACCTGCTATGCTGGTGAGCTATTCGGTCTATTCTTTCTTGCCTGTCTTTTTCCGACACAGAGCAGTCAGTCCCGTGCTCCTTCGCGCCACCGTCCCCAACCCGCCGCCGGCGACAGAGCATCGATCTCGCCGCCGTACGCCTCGGTCAGCGCTGCTCCCTCCTTCTGTTTCGTCGAGCGGTTTCGCCTCCAACGTCCGTCGCCCGtgccacctcgccgccggcgagcttcgcGCCGACTACAG AAGAGAACCCCATCAGGTCCCATGTCTACAGAATGGGAAGGGGTAGAAGCCAAGAAGCCTCTCTTGGCGGCCGGGAACAACAGGGCTTCTTCAGTTTGGGTGGTGGTCGCTAGCACCACTGTTGCCGTTGCTGGATCCTTTGTGTTCGGCATCTCG GTGGGCTACTCTTCGCCATCTcaggagggcatcatgcgggatcTTCATCTTTCCTTAGCGGAG TATTCAGTCTTTGGCTCGATATTAACCATAGGAGCAATGTTGGGCGCTATTGTCAGTGGCACCATAGCAGATCGAGTTGGTCGAAGATGT GCAATGGCAATATCAGATGTGTTCTGCATTCTTGGATATCTCCTTATAGTCTTTTCTAAG AACTCTGTGTGGCTTGACCTTGGGAGGCTCTCAATTGGATGTGGAATCGGCCTTCTTTCATATGTG GTCCCAGTATATATATCAGAGATAACACCCAAGAATCTTAGAGGACGGTTCGCAGCTGTAAACCAG CTTATGATATGTTGTGGGGCATCACTCGCGTATGCTCTGGGGACATGTATCACCTGGCGTACCTTGGCAATCGTAG GAGTGACGCCATGTTTGCTGCAGCTGGTTGGCCTTCTTGTGATTCCCGAATCTCCTAGGTGGCTG GCTAAGATCGGACACTCAGGTGCACTTGAGGAAGCGTTACAGAAGCTAAGGGGAAAAGAAACTGACATCTCCGAAGAGGCAGCCGATATCAAA GATTTCACTGAAAAGCTTCAGCATCTGCCAGAGTCAAAGATGTTGGACCTATTTCAGAAGGATTATATTCATGCTGTCACC GTCGGAGTTGGGCTAATGGTCCTTCAACAATTTGGTGGAGTGAATGCAATCTGCTTCTACGCCAGTGAGATATTTGTTTCGGCTG GTTTCTCGTCAGGGAACACTGGAATGCTCGCTATGGTTGCGGTTCAG ATTCCGATGACGGCACTTGGGGTGCTTCTGTTGGACAAGGCTGGAAGGAGGCCACTTCTGATG GTCTCTGCAGCTGGGACATGCCTGGGTTGCCTACTAGTTGGCCTGTCATTCTTGTCCAAG GAGCATCATTGGGCGAAGGACCTCAACGTCGCGTTGGCATTGACAGGGATTCTG ATCTTCAGTGGATCTTTCTCACTGGGCATGGGAGGAATTCCATGGGTTATAATGTCAGAG ATCTTCCCCATACACATGAAAGGGTCAGCAGGAAGCCTGGTGACCTTGGTGAGCTGGCTCGGCTCGTGGATCGTCTCGTATGCCTTCAACTTCCTCCTGCTGTGGAGCTCCTACG GTACATTTTTCATGTTCGCGAGCATTTGCGGTCTGACTGTTGTATTTGTGGAGCGGCTGGTACCAGAGACTAAAGGAAGGACCCTGGAGGAGATTCAAGCGTCCATGAACTCGTCATTGGCGCCAGTTTCTTCTGGAATTAACCGAGCTGCGTAA